In one Pseudodesulfovibrio tunisiensis genomic region, the following are encoded:
- the hutI gene encoding imidazolonepropionase has protein sequence MTALLVRNPAQIVTPRPGAVPGRAFAKADVLHNDSILVANGVIQDIAPLHDLEPRAHELNADVLDATGKAVVPGFIDCHTHLIFAGNRADEFAMRTAGATYEKIAAAGGGIARTVAATRAASEDELRESALDRLNRAMHKGVTTLEIKSGYGLDPETELRMLRVAASLNNIHPVDVEITFLGAHAVPSGMAKADYLAMLRDMIPEAAKYARFCDVFCEQGHFSPDETLSLLELGREHGMIPKLHADQFHSIGCIDVAVELNAASVDHLEALTDAGVEKLAETDIACVLLPGVSLFLNIPYAPGRRLAEAGCVTAIATDFNPGSNMCLNMQLMMNLACTQMGMSVDQSLTGATHSAAHALRLDRTGCLAPGWQADFLLLDTDDYRNLMYFYGENHVHTIVKKGMPHDPAAHS, from the coding sequence ATGACCGCCTTGCTCGTCAGGAATCCCGCGCAGATCGTCACTCCCCGTCCCGGGGCGGTCCCGGGCCGGGCATTCGCAAAAGCCGACGTGCTGCACAACGATTCCATCCTTGTCGCGAACGGCGTGATCCAGGACATTGCCCCTCTCCATGACCTGGAACCTCGCGCGCACGAGCTGAACGCCGACGTGCTGGACGCGACGGGCAAGGCGGTGGTCCCCGGTTTCATCGACTGCCACACCCATCTGATATTCGCGGGCAACCGGGCCGACGAATTCGCCATGCGCACGGCTGGCGCGACCTATGAGAAAATCGCGGCGGCAGGCGGTGGCATCGCCCGCACCGTGGCGGCCACGCGCGCAGCTTCCGAGGACGAACTTCGGGAATCCGCGCTGGACAGGCTGAACCGCGCCATGCACAAGGGCGTGACCACGCTGGAAATCAAGTCCGGCTACGGACTGGACCCGGAAACCGAACTCAGGATGCTCCGGGTGGCCGCCTCCCTGAACAACATTCACCCGGTCGACGTGGAAATCACCTTTCTCGGTGCACACGCCGTGCCTTCGGGGATGGCCAAGGCCGACTATCTCGCCATGCTGCGGGACATGATTCCCGAGGCTGCGAAATACGCCCGGTTCTGCGACGTATTCTGCGAACAGGGCCATTTTTCGCCGGACGAAACCCTTTCCCTGCTGGAACTGGGCAGGGAGCACGGCATGATTCCCAAGCTGCACGCGGACCAGTTCCACTCCATCGGCTGCATCGACGTTGCCGTGGAACTGAACGCGGCCAGCGTGGACCATCTGGAGGCCCTGACCGACGCGGGCGTGGAAAAACTGGCCGAAACCGATATTGCCTGCGTACTCCTGCCCGGAGTCTCCCTGTTCCTGAACATTCCCTACGCACCGGGCCGCAGGCTGGCCGAGGCAGGCTGCGTCACGGCCATTGCCACGGACTTCAATCCCGGGTCCAACATGTGCCTGAACATGCAGCTCATGATGAATCTGGCCTGCACTCAGATGGGCATGTCCGTGGACCAGTCCCTGACCGGGGCCACGCACAGCGCGGCCCACGCCCTGCGCCTTGACCGAACCGGCTGTCTTGCGCCGGGCTGGCAGGCGGATTTTCTGCTGCTGGACACTGACGACTACCGCAATCTGATGTATTTCTACGGCGAGAACCATGTGCACACGATAGTGAAAAAAGGAATGCCGCATGATCCCGCAGCCCATTCTTGA